The segment ATCCAATGGGTTAGGCGCTTCGCCTGCCTTCATGGCTTTCACCATACGGCGCTGGCCAGGAATAATCCAAAAGAACACGTTAGCTGACATGGCGGTGGCCATCACAGCCCCGGTTAATAGAAAGGCGGCACGTCCGGTGAACATCTGGGTGCTTAAATAGGCGACCACTATCATCATCACCGCAACTGCAACGCTGAGAAGACCGTCGCGGTCCATGTTAGGGCTTATGCGTTTACAGAGCTCGTTATAAACCACCCAACCACCGAGCAAGAAAGCCAACGCCAGTAGATTGGCCTGCCAGCCGGTCATACTCGCCGCCCATGCCCAGTTACTATTGGGATTAACTAGATAGAAGCCCGGGTTTGCCATATAAAGAATAACGAACAAGGCAAAACCCGATAGCCACGTCGTATAGGCTTTCCAGAACGACCAATGAAGGTCATTCGGCAGCTTGGCAGGCGCAGTCGCGTATTTTTGATTATGGTAAAAACCACCGCCATGCACGGCCCACATCTCTCCAAATACGCCTTTTTCACGATCTTCGGCTGCTTTCGGCGTTCTTAATCCATTGTCCAGCATAACAAAATAGATCGACTCACCGATCCAGGCAATAGCCGCGATAACGTGTAACCAGCGAAGTAGTAAATTAACAAAATCAATAATATATGCTTGCATAACAGACCTCTCAGCTACCGCGGTAGGTGGAGTAGCTGTAAGGAGATAGCAGCAGCGGCACATGGTAATGCTGGCTAGCATCTGCAACGCCAAAACGTAAAGGAATCACGTCCAAAAAGCGCGGCTCTTGAGAAGCTATGCCTTGATCACGCAAGTAGTCACCCGCGTGGAAAACCAGCTCATACTCACCTACCGTAAGAGCATCACCCTCTAAGATAGGCGCGTCACAACGACCATCGCTGTTAGTAATAACGCTGCCCAAGTGTTCTCGCGTGGTCCCTGCTAGGCGAAACACGTCAATGGTAATCCCCTGGCCGGGCTGTCCTTTGGCGGTATCGAGTACGTGAGTAGTTAACCGTCCCATAGCAACTCCTTAATAATCACGGTTGTTGAGCATAGTTGTTCGACTTAACCTATTGGTCAAAGAGTACCGTTGATGCTATTTATTGTATACAGTATTTCCATTATTAAACACACTGGAGAGATTTAGTGTCTATCTCAACATCACTCACGCTTTCGCCCGCCCCTAGCACATGCAGCTTGGAAACATTTACTCAACATTACGGCGATGTATATGAACACTCTCCCTGGGTGGCGGAAGCTGCATGGAAGGAAGGGTTAAGCGATGTGCATAATGCACCGGACGCGCTAGCTGATCTAATGGGACTTATGCTGCAGCGGGCAACACCTGAACAGCAAATCGCTGTTATTCAGGCCCACCCTGACTTAGCAGGCAAAGCGGCGATGTCGGGCGAGCTGACCCAAGACTCTTCACGTGAACAAGCAGGTGCTGGGCTAGATCAATGTACGCCTGAAGAGTTTGCCCGCTTTGAACAACTTAATGCTGCTTACAAAGATAAATTTGGCTTTCCCTTCGTTATTGCCGTAAAGGGGCTTGATCGCCACGCCATTTTGGCGGCGTTTGAAGCACGTTTACACAACGGTTTAGCTGAAGAACGTGAAACAGCAATTAATGAGATTATTCGTATCGCCCGTTTCAGGCTGAACGTACGGGCTGAACAGCCGTTGTAACGGGCAATCACCACGCAAAGCCCACCGCATGCAGCCACTCTTTTTTTGCTTGCAGAAAT is part of the Halomonas sp. GT genome and harbors:
- a CDS encoding urate hydroxylase PuuD is translated as MQAYIIDFVNLLLRWLHVIAAIAWIGESIYFVMLDNGLRTPKAAEDREKGVFGEMWAVHGGGFYHNQKYATAPAKLPNDLHWSFWKAYTTWLSGFALFVILYMANPGFYLVNPNSNWAWAASMTGWQANLLALAFLLGGWVVYNELCKRISPNMDRDGLLSVAVAVMMIVVAYLSTQMFTGRAAFLLTGAVMATAMSANVFFWIIPGQRRMVKAMKAGEAPNPLDGKRGKQRSVHNTYFTLPVVLLMVSNHYSFIYSHELSWVVMVLFIFAGALIRQFFVLMHAGKTQPAYPAVGIGLILLAFWVAAPSPGAGNASASGVPSQAQISGLIDQHCTQCHARNPDHAGFSAPPAGYAFDTWDEILGHQAQIQQVVASRYMPLGNITNMSDEERDIIAAWEE
- the uraH gene encoding hydroxyisourate hydrolase; the protein is MGRLTTHVLDTAKGQPGQGITIDVFRLAGTTREHLGSVITNSDGRCDAPILEGDALTVGEYELVFHAGDYLRDQGIASQEPRFLDVIPLRFGVADASQHYHVPLLLSPYSYSTYRGS
- the uraD gene encoding 2-oxo-4-hydroxy-4-carboxy-5-ureidoimidazoline decarboxylase, whose product is MSISTSLTLSPAPSTCSLETFTQHYGDVYEHSPWVAEAAWKEGLSDVHNAPDALADLMGLMLQRATPEQQIAVIQAHPDLAGKAAMSGELTQDSSREQAGAGLDQCTPEEFARFEQLNAAYKDKFGFPFVIAVKGLDRHAILAAFEARLHNGLAEERETAINEIIRIARFRLNVRAEQPL